A window of Eriocheir sinensis breed Jianghai 21 chromosome 39, ASM2467909v1, whole genome shotgun sequence genomic DNA:
ATTATTGTTATATCACTTACACTGTTTTGATTGATGACCAAAGCAGAAGTCTTAGTGGAACTTACCAGTCAGTCAGTGTCTTGGTGCAGATTACTACAGTATGTATTACTATGTGCACTTAGCTGTATTGCATCAAGTTATCAATATCATGTCTTGTACATAACTCATATTTCATTTGAAACGATCTAAGGATGTTACCAAATTTTTTGTTACAATGTTTCCTGTATCATAGACCCATTTAGAGAATCGGCATTAGGGGACGTTGTACAATGCTATATTGAAGAAGAGCAATtgtttggtggatagtggagtatgtATAAGGAAatctcacctcccccttcccttccctccctttaataTAAGTGGTTTGAATGAACCATGGGAAGGAACACTGATGTTTCCTGACTAGAGTATGGTCTCCAGTCTAGCCATGCTGGCTACCTCAGCTTGGTCAAGTTAATGTTTCCAAAATGTTACTTTCTGTTAGCTAAATCCTCATCATGGTGAAGGATTTCAACATCAAGAAAATGGTAGCTTTGGTCAAATAACTAAACTTATTGACTAGTTAACATGCATTATATGTATGCATTTTAATTTTTGAAAGGACATTTGCCATAATTCagattttggtgtatttttgttttaagcAGTTTTCCTTTGCATCACAGTTCAACATCTTACAAGCAGTATAAGGAACCTGTGACtgtaaaaaaagcattatgcattagGTTTATATCATCAGGCATTCAACAGTATTTATTTTACAGGTTTATTGTTCACTGCTCTCTCACTGTGGTTCGTCTTAAAGTTTCCTTTGATCACAAAGCATGGTGACTGACGACAGCCCTCTACGTATGTGATggaaatattttttattgttattacaaCAAGGCCATCTTCTTTTCTCAGTGATATAACTGATCTACCATTGCAATTTTTACCAAGCATTGCATAACAAATAAAACTTCCTTTGAATagctattttttttgtgtgtaagccATCACAACCATTTCCCCCTTATAATTTGAGCCTTGGGAGGCAAAATTTACAGTCAGTGGAAGAAAGATTGCTCAGTGGAATGGCACTCCACTACACACACCAGAATACCCAGACCCTGATATCACAGGGAGGGGATGAACCTCTTGAATTTGCTGTGTGGAGATCTATCTCATGCCAAGTATAAGAAGGCACTGCTTATGACATTTTATAGGAGTATAAATGCAGAGGACTAAGTCAGTACAAGTAAGAGTTCTTTTAGTGCTGGACAATTAACAAAATATAAACTTGTTTTCAGGTAAATGGACAGCCTTAGCATTGGTAGGGTGCAAATTATAGAAAACTGGTTGGAGCTTTAAAGGTTTTCTCAGACGTGTCACCAATGGGTTACTATGAATGGGGCTGTGCGCTGTCCTAGTGATATGCAGGTGAACTGCTTGCCCAGCACAGACAGGAAGGGTAAAGGATAAGAGGAGCcaaatatgtttaagaatatatatatttagtttgtAAAATAGAATAAGGAATGAAAAGTTCAAAATATATGAACTCTTTAGCTCAGATACCCTTTTCTTTCCATGAACTTCCCATGAGGGATAGCCATGGCAAAATAGTATGTTTCTCCATCAGTAAAATCCTAGTCATGAGTTAAAAAACACTAATTGAAAGGAATGATGCTGTAgttgatgaaaagaaatagaCAACAACATGAGACcacaagaggctggtaggcccaTGCAAGGCAGCTGTTAATGCAGTGAGGAGATGGCCCAGTGTGGTGATCCTCTCTGATATGTTGATATGGAAGTGGATAATACTAGAAGAGATTTTGAAGGCAACATGAATGAAACAAGTTAAATATCCCTTTTTAATTTCAAGTTCAAGGCAATGTTTGGCTGTGCATGGAAAGCATCACACCTAAAGAAGCATTTGACATTCCTTGCAAACTTTTGAACTtaagccaatttttttttttatgtattgaaGTTACATACGGTACACGGCCTGCATTGGTCTGAAAAGTTTTATTTAACTAACTCTTAATTAAGTATACTTTTGAAAATTGAATGTAAGAGGCAGCTAGTTTGGGAGTGaataaaagattttttttttacacattaacAAGTTTTAATGAAAATACTTATTACAAACATGACCAGTGATGTGGACAAACAGGAGGCTTTCagtggtgaggggcagtgcagggTGATGACTATGTAGGGATAACATGCACACACAGAGTGAAATCCCAATACTTTAACTTATGTACAGAAATATAAACATCCAACAACaatggaaaaagtaaaaatgtgATCATATATCCATAATGACTAACATTCATAACAATCTAATACATGGAAAGAAACCGCTATCATAACAGTAAAGTGTATATTGTTGCATTACAGCTAGTCAGGCTAACTAAGAGGGCAAGGCAGTTGAGTGAAGCACTACTACAGCAGCAACCTTGTAACTGGGCAGTGGAGGACAGGTTAGCAAAGTACTGAGTGTTTGGGCTCTAGTGGTGTAGCACTGTGGGCCTTGGGATGTATTAAGTCATTGGGGTTAAAGGTGAAAACATCCTCAGTAGCACTATGAATCATTCCCTTGGTAGCATGAATATCAAACTAGAATTAATCAGTTGTATCAAAATTTGGGGCGTTTTTGGTGTGATGTACTTAGCTGTGGCCTTTAGTAAGGAGTAAAATTAATACTGAAGATTTGTTGCGTCATGAATCATTTGATCTACAGATTCAACCAACTGGTTGTCACACTGCTTGTATAACTGCATACTGTGCTGACAAGAGACAGTGTGATGGAGTTTGACAATgttgaaactgagaaaaaaagcTTGACATTTGCGGGTTTGAAAATGTGTGTCATTCCTTTTAACTCATGATTATACAATTTTTAAAGCAACTTTGTTATTAAATGTTATAATTCATCaatcatacaaaaaaaaatcttatttgcCCAGGGAATGCATTACACATCACAAGTTTAGTGACAGCTGAGGGGGAGGAAAATGTCAAAACATTCCTGTGACTATCTGAATACTAGCTTAGAAATGCAAGCCTTATAAACTGTAACATCAGTTTGTGGTTATTATGTTAGCAAAATCCAGGTAAGCTCTACAGGGCAGTGGACTGGTATTGTCTGATAGACATGATGTCATCAGTAAATTTTTATTAGAGTATTTGTTGTAAAGAGAGCATGGAGAACAGTGCTTATGCAGTGTACACTGTTAGTGGAAACACTACGGAACCTGTTCAGTGGCAGCCTAAGCAGAGCAGCAAGGAAAGTTATCACAGCCAGAGGTCTTGGGTCCTGAACGATCCGGTGCTGACAGTGAGGTGAGTGCCTGCGTGGAAACCTCGTTAGTGGAGCGAGGCATAACCTTTGCCTTGATCTAGCATGGCATTGCCAAAGAGACATGTTGTGAATAGTAATGTCTTACAGTGTTACACTAGGCTTCTTTATAATGCAATGCCAATTTCTAATAGGATATTGCATTCCAGTGCATTTGGAAATTTTGAAATATCTTGCAATCACAGTTTCCATAAGGGCCATGCAGGCCCCTCAATGCTCCAAACGCCGTGTCAGGTAAATGACTAACAGTAAATAATAGACTCAACACCTCAATCTTGCAACTCAGCCTTGGAGAATTAGACTGGGCCAACTTAACATACGTAATATGGTCAATATATACTAGAATCACAATGGGTTGTCTGTCATCACAAGTGACAGTCCAGGGTTGTGGCGGTGCACGGCATCACTCCTTAATGAGGCCGATCCAGAAAGCGAAGGCCTTGCACTTGATGACCACCTCCTCCTGCACTAGATTGAAGGACATGGCGAGCACGGCCAGACCGAACATGAGGTACATAGAGCCCGTTACCAACTTGATTTGAGCTTCCTGGGTCTCGTAACCCAAAGACTTGCCAGGCACGAAGTCCCCAAAGCCTATAGTTGAGAGGGTGATGAAGCAAAAGTAGCCGGCATCCAGCATCGACCAACCCTCCAGCCAGCCGAAGAGCAGCGCCCCGACGCCTATGTATGACGCCACGAAGGCAAGCACGATGGGAATGGGCACGCGGTTGTCTGCGTCTGAAGTGTCAGGTGGGATGGGGCGGTAGCTGAGGCCAAGCATGTCCCCGTTCACCGCCTGGCCGGAGATCGGATCCGTGAAGACTGTGGTAGCGTCTGTACGAGCCTGTGCGAAGCCGCCCTTGTTCATGAGGGCCATTCTTCGCGCCACTTTGCTCTGCTCTAGAAGGGCGTCGCCAGAAAGTGTGTTATATACAACGAGTGTCTTACCGGGAGAGCGCGGCGGCCGATCTCCTGCACGCGGCCGCGGCGCTTCATCGGCCTCATTAACGTAAGGCATTAATCCTCCGGGCGTGGATGGCGGCCAGGGGCGGCTCACGTTGCTACTAACGCCCAGGGACATGCTGGAGGCGTGGTGCGTGGAGTTGGTGAGGGCGGGGGAGCCCGGCCGCGTCGAGGAGTTGGAGGGCGGGGTGTTGAAGTGTTCCTCGATGATGATGTGTGGTCCGCCATTTTCTTTGGGCTCCGACCACTCGACGGGCGCGTCCTTGCTGAGCGGCGTGGACGGGGTGGAGTGCTCGGGCGTGGGGCGGCTGGTGGCGGTAGGGGAGAGGCGGGTGCTGGGCGGGAGCATCTCATAGTCGTGGCAGTCATTCTGGGAATGTTCAGGCGAGGGGGGGATGATCATGCCGGGCACGGGAGTCTTGGTGTAGGCGGCGCACTCAGCCACGATGCGGTTAGCCTCCATGTCCGTGAGGCTGAGCTCAGCTTGGAGGGCTCTATGCCCGGCCGGTCTGGGTGTGGAGGCCTTGGAGGAGGGGTTGGAGGGGGACTCGAGCATGGGGGGCTTGAGGGGGTTGTCCGAGCCGCGGTGGATGGTGGCGGAGATGGGGGGCGAGATGAGCATGTTGCGGCGGCTGGGCTTGTACTTGGGCGGCGGCGTGTAGGGCGCGGGCTCGGCGGCCTCAGCGGAACCGCTGCTGCAGGGGGAAAGACACTTTGGTGagggtggcacacacacacagacacacacacactattgctacTACAAGTTTCTATATAAAAGCGTCTTCCTCATGCTTCAAGTTTTGATATTTATCCAGAATTACAGCCAGCCCATTTCGGTAACTCACATTGTTCTTAGCGATAGATTTTTATGTGCTAATCATAACTTCGACAACTGTTTTCTTCGCAAATTACTAATTTCTGAAAATCGAACAACTTATTAAGCAACTTGAAACCTCGTAACCTGAAGAGGAAATATATGCCCTATAAACTTGCAGTGAAACTAAACTTTAGCACTACACGTGAACAACAGAGCAAGTAGCCGACAACGTTAAATTAATGTTACGTAAACACGACTCCAAGTAATGCACGCGTGACTTTTACGACCGAGGCAACAAGAACTTGATATAAAAAACAACGTGTAAATTTAACAAAGCATCCACGCGGTTCCCCCAAATAGACTCCTTGTTTTAGCTCTTCTTTTTCAACAAGGATTCTATAAACAAACAACGCCTAAATTTAACAAAACAGCCACTCAAGTCCTATTAAAATACTACTACTTtagctctcctccccctcctccatctcctcctcctcctcctcctcttcttcttcttcctcctcctcctcctcctcctcctcctccttcctgtgttATCACCTGTTGGTCGGGTTGGTGAGGggcgtgtcctcctcctcctggtggcgGCGACAGCAGGCACAACACACGCGCCGGTACATAAACCTGCGGGGAAGAGAACGGCTGTTCATTTCTCTTATCACGAAATCAAACACTCGCGATTCTGGGCGGAGATGAACCGTCCATGAAGGTGTAGGAGGATATATGTAGGGACAGCACGGCAACCATGTAATTCCACAAAAGCGAGAAAATTGTAGTCAAGAAATGTGTTTGGCAAAGTAACACTATCGCCAAAATTAGATAAGGATATTATACACGGAATTCAATCTAACAAAGTGGGATAACACAGGAATCAGAATACCTTAATAAATAACCTATGATTTACAAATAGCATTCTCACACGAAGTGATTCTGAGGAAAACATGCAAAAACTGACCGAGGAACTGCAGAAAGAGAACTCAAAAGTAGATCTGAAGCTAAATAcgatggaaaggaagatagagtTGAAATAATCAGCTGGCAGAGCAACACATCATGATCAGGAATGCAGCTTTATGGGGAGTTTATGAggatgcggtggctgagtggttagtgtgccagcGTCGCGTCCAGGGGGACGCGGATTCGAGTCCAGCCCATCGttacaagctgggatttttcagccaccacagagtggcctaagactgcccacattctgtcctgaagaccacccatcaacccggagtccagattctaggatcaaagatgagctccggggtgacagcatgagccaagcaagatggtggcattataaacacttgcctgcgccataacggtcTCGGGTCGACAATCAGGCTtcgccaagaaagcctaccggcgccataggctgacacgcaaaaaaaaaaaaaaaaaaaagcacgtaAGACTATCTAGGGCAAGCAGTTTTAAGTGTTATTACCCCGATTTGCCTACCTGAAGGAGGTGGCCATGGCGTTGCCGATGTTGGTGAGGCAGAGCAGCATGAGTGGAATGCCGATGATCGCGTAGAAGATCGTCACTACTTTGCCTTTCCACGTTTTGGGCGAGACATTTCCGTAGCCTgtgaagggaagtaaggagagagagagaataataaagaataataaaaataaatactactactactactactactactactattactacaactaggtactacaacaactactactactactactactactactactactactactactactgctactactactactactactactactactaataataataataataatataatgatgataatagacaCAGAGGGAAGGTgtgtaaggagagaaggagcaaggaagactttatttttttgtttagattagaaggaaagggatagaaagtaGGATAGTGAAcgggagaaggaatgaaaagggaggaggtaatgaagggggagagagaggaacggagggaaTTGGGAACGGAATCTATGGGAAGCCGCAGAAAAAAAAGGGATTtggataaaaaacaaaacaaaaaaacagaaaggaaagagaaaacaaatagccagaaaagagggaaatgtgatacgaatgtgtgtgtgtgtgcgtgtgtgtgtgtgtgtgtgtgtgtgtgtgtgtgtgtgtacgggaaagtttacacacacacacacacacacacacacacaggtagaagcATACGCACACGTGGTGGGTGGTTGGGGTAtgggggaggtaaagggagggggtgaagggacggggagacagagggaaggggggtggggggaggacaggaggtaggggaggggtgaaggggagtgaCAGGCAGCCCACCACACCACTATTTTGAGCCgtcgccccccccaccccaaacccccctgccccccgcccccccttggCGAAAATAGTTTTGAAGGCTTGTAAATAATCAGAGGGAGACCTGTAACACCgcagcccctcccccctcccccctcccccccctccctctctcctttcttacctgcattcccctctttcactttctccctccctctctctctccgtttctccatctctttctctttctctccctccttccctctttacctccatttctccatctctttttctctcttttcttcattcctatttgtatattttcttccctGCCTCACttacattttctctcctcctcttccctctctttccttcccttttttatatCCCTTCTACACTTTCaaactcttctttctccccttcctccttcctccttccatctcttccttcatctccctctttcttttctttcctctcctcatccttccctcacttctcaaCCATGGAGGTAGGATTCCTACTTCATGTTCTCaaccttctcatctttcttcccttccctccctctctcctcctctccctccatctctcactttctttccttctctctcctacatcctccctcccctctcctttcttctatgcCACCttgccactctccctctccctccctccttccctcccttcatttctttccaactctctttccctccttccctacctagctccctccctctctccctccatacctgtCTCTCTTCATTTACCTGGGCGTGAAGAAAATATTAACGGAGATAAGGTGTTAATGAGTCACCTGCCGAAAGTCAATTAACCAAACGAGttactgaggtgtgtgtgtgtgtgtgtgtgtgtgtgtgtaggatatagtcacacacacacacacacacacacacattcggatATCATTTACGCTTCAATAAATCCaagaaaggagagtgagagagaggacagtcacctctgcttgtgtgtgtgtgtgtgtgtgtgtgtgtgtgtgtgtgtgtgtgtgtgtgtgtttattctctCTGGCGTCGTACCATCTTTCACTTATTGCACTTCTGACTCTACGATGTAATATGTGTGTACTTTAAGAAGAGGGTGCGCGAAGAGGCAAAGAAGggcgaaaaaggaagggagaagggagagaaggagaatgaggaagaaaagaagcgaaaggggaaggagaaggaggaggagaagaacgaagaagaggaggaggcaaaggagggcgaaaaggaaaggaggaagggagggaaggagtatgaggaggagaaggagggaaggaaagaagcgaaaggggaaggaggaggaggaggaggcaaaggagggcgaaaaagaaaggaggaagggagggaaggagtatgaggaggagaaggagggaaggaaagaagcgaaaggggaaggagaaggaggaggcaaaggagggcgaaaaaggaaggaagaaggaagggaaggagtatgagaaggagaaggagggaaggaaagaagcgaaaggggaaggaggaggaggaggaggaggaggaggaggaggaggaggaggagagattgatgCAGGGTAAACAAACTCAGGCCCAGCACGAGCCACCTGAGGTCCTCATCGCCTGCTTCTTGCGTTTACCTGTGCGATGAAAAGGGAccaagaggagacgagagggacaCACCTGtacctgactggctgactgtccTTTAAACCTATCGGGCTACCTTTACGATTTTTCTAGGGCCACTTACAAGATTAACCGggtatcactaggatcacaaaacagtccatgaaaatcccagcaacttctactacGAGAGGTTGTTCAAGGAGGCATACTGAGGTGTCGATAGGTTTAAGAATACAGGCTTTCcatctttcatcttcccttcccatgTAGCTACCTGACATCATCTCTTCCCCTGCACTTCACAGCATCCCTTCCCCTACAGTTCATAccatcctttccatcccttcccctacagTTCATaccatcccttccatcccttcccctactcctcacagtctcacaccttcccttcccttaaatctcacaccatcccttcccctatccatcacaCTATCCCTTCTACACACActatccccttccccctcacatcatccctttcaccccctcctctacgtctcacaccttccccttcctcttagtTTGCTGCCCCTTATGAACACCTTATTTACTTTGTCTCACCTGCCTGTTTACGTCGCTTATCTCCTTCACTTACCTGCCTAAACACCCTCACCTGAGCTTACAACCCCTGAGAACACCGTGCACGCTTTGTTTTGATATACCTGTTGATGTTGTTTACCTGTTCTctactttttgtttttgtttatctaaCTTACGTACGTGCCTTCTTAcctgtttgttttcctctcaccTGGATGGGATTTTTACGAGAACCTTGTTTACCGGGGTTGTCTAATTGTTTGTCGTTACGTTGTTTGTATTTACGTTGTTTATCCAGCTGTTCGtgttgtttgtcttgtttgtttggcTGTTTGTATGCCTACCTTCTTCCACGTCTGCCATACATGTGAATTCTTTGCTCGTCAGGGTTGcttatttgtttactttcttgtttatgatggtcttcttgtttgtctgtctgtctgtctggtgaaTGTCTGTTTTGAGTTATGTGTCTTCCTGAATCTTTCCTCCTCAACGGTCTAACCTCCCAGtccttgttttttatttctttattttaatttattttagtttttacGATAACGGGAGCAAattaagggcaaaaaaataatagaaaaacgagcaaacaaacaaacaaaaaataaaacaagcaacttaagggaaaaaaaataaataaaataaaaataaaaaacgaacaaaaaaaaaaaaaaaaaaaaaaaagcttccttGGTTGCCACGTTCTTGTTTTCCCTGTCTACTTGTTTCTATTGTTTACTTCGCTCGCCTATACCTGGTTATCTGTCCtccttattttgtttacttaccTGGCTAAACACCTGTCCTGCCTGCACTGCTTGGGGAGTCCTGCTTACCTTGTGTCTGTATCTGTTCATGTTGTTTATGTGTCTTGTTTGTGTAGTGCCTTTTTATAATTATGTGGTTTTagagttttcttttgttttatcctttatgttattttgttttattatttattacattatttatcatcatttatttatgttttttttggggggttatatatattttttcttttattttcctttgtctaTTATGTTTGTTTCTATGTAAATTTTatgtgtctgtttttgtcttgGTTAGGTTATCTGTCTGTTCAATCGTTGCTGTTTTAATCTACCTTGCTAATTGTACATGTTTTCTGTTTTATGTATTGCGTTCATTGCCCTGTATTGCGTCTGTTTATCCACTCATCAATATTCATCTACCTGCCTGTCTTGTGTGTATGTTTTTCCATGCATATTCTTATCTTcatcttgtttgtctgtttaattATCCTGTTTACGAAGCCATTTACAAacctctcttctctgtcttctttttcttcttcttcttcttcacctttgcTTTCTTATCCGTATTTGCTTATTCTCCTTCACTCATCttgtttattcttctctctttgcTTATTCTTCTTCGCTCATTTTGTTTATCCTTCTGTTCGTCTTGTTTGTATGTCCATTTcccgtttgttttctctctctaaaGGGTCATTGATGGGTCACGTCTTCATGTCTACTTACACTAACATGGGATGCATTATTCCGTTTGCCccgccatacatacatacatacattcatacatacgtaCATTCATGCATTCACGTGCTCTCAAcactttatctgtttgtttgtttgtaagttGAGGCGAATGACTTTGGGGGTTCGGAATATCTGATGGCTGGTTTG
This region includes:
- the LOC127008962 gene encoding uncharacterized protein LOC127008962 isoform X2 — its product is MAEHRGSGLVRGLKMVITFAFSHVGLCAFVAAYTVAGAFLFRELEQKHILPHHDSNTYQAALLRDLHNITERMVGEVVGGGGEGWLEALNATGWHEEVREVLEEYEKKVVEAVGNQLYDQGPDEQRERWNVIGSLFYCVTVITTIGYGNVSPKTWKGKVVTIFYAIIGIPLMLLCLTNIGNAMATSFRFMYRRVCCACCRRHQEEEDTPLTNPTNSGSAEAAEPAPYTPPPKYKPSRRNMLISPPISATIHRGSDNPLKPPMLESPSNPSSKASTPRPAGHRALQAELSLTDMEANRIVAECAAYTKTPVPGMIIPPSPEHSQNDCHDYEMLPPSTRLSPTATSRPTPEHSTPSTPLSKDAPVEWSEPKENGGPHIIIEEHFNTPPSNSSTRPGSPALTNSTHHASSMSLGVSSNVSRPWPPSTPGGLMPYVNEADEAPRPRAGDRPPRSPGKTLVVYNTLSGDALLEQSKVARRMALMNKGGFAQARTDATTVFTDPISGQAVNGDMLGLSYRPIPPDTSDADNRVPIPIVLAFVASYIGVGALLFGWLEGWSMLDAGYFCFITLSTIGFGDFVPGKSLGYETQEAQIKLVTGSMYLMFGLAVLAMSFNLVQEEVVIKCKAFAFWIGLIKE
- the LOC127008962 gene encoding uncharacterized protein LOC127008962 isoform X1 encodes the protein MAEHRGSGLVRGLKMVITFAFSHVGLCAFVAAYTVAGAFLFRELEQKHILPHHDSNTYQAALLRDLHNITERMVGEVVGGGGEGWLEALNATGWHEEVREVLEEYEKKVVEAVGNQLYDQGPDEQRERWNVIGSLFYCVTVITTIGYGNVSPKTWKGKVVTIFYAIIGIPLMLLCLTNIGNAMATSFRFMYRRVCCACCRRHQEEEDTPLTNPTNSSGSAEAAEPAPYTPPPKYKPSRRNMLISPPISATIHRGSDNPLKPPMLESPSNPSSKASTPRPAGHRALQAELSLTDMEANRIVAECAAYTKTPVPGMIIPPSPEHSQNDCHDYEMLPPSTRLSPTATSRPTPEHSTPSTPLSKDAPVEWSEPKENGGPHIIIEEHFNTPPSNSSTRPGSPALTNSTHHASSMSLGVSSNVSRPWPPSTPGGLMPYVNEADEAPRPRAGDRPPRSPGKTLVVYNTLSGDALLEQSKVARRMALMNKGGFAQARTDATTVFTDPISGQAVNGDMLGLSYRPIPPDTSDADNRVPIPIVLAFVASYIGVGALLFGWLEGWSMLDAGYFCFITLSTIGFGDFVPGKSLGYETQEAQIKLVTGSMYLMFGLAVLAMSFNLVQEEVVIKCKAFAFWIGLIKE